A genome region from Mesorhizobium sp. B2-1-8 includes the following:
- a CDS encoding LysR substrate-binding domain-containing protein, which yields MRIPSTQALRALDSFARHGSVWRAADELHLTRSAVSHQLRLLERDLGFDLLQRIGKGVALTPRGQRYAANVRKALTVLGDAGTHNSGAGVGGSFAVSCPPGFASMFLCTHIGEFQQMYPDVALSVLTPRRLDDVSNPEADAFIAFGVGNWPNRAVELLCEVSFTPLCSPTLLNKVGGFSKPADVLRANLLHLGDTEDWARWLALSKVENPDTEGGIFFSDMNLVFSAAVAGQGIAMGDELTGRRALSEGRLVKPFEASVPSPRSYFLVFEHAKAGHPVLNAFSGWLRAKLLENRLATY from the coding sequence TTGAGAATTCCATCCACACAGGCGCTACGAGCCCTCGACAGTTTCGCCAGGCATGGCAGCGTCTGGCGCGCCGCCGACGAACTGCACCTGACCCGCAGCGCGGTGAGCCATCAGTTGCGCTTGCTGGAGCGCGACCTCGGCTTCGATCTCCTGCAACGCATCGGCAAGGGCGTGGCGTTGACGCCGCGCGGCCAGCGCTACGCGGCCAATGTCAGGAAAGCGCTGACGGTGCTCGGCGACGCGGGAACGCACAACAGTGGTGCCGGGGTTGGCGGCTCCTTCGCCGTCTCCTGCCCGCCGGGCTTCGCCTCGATGTTCCTGTGCACCCATATCGGCGAGTTCCAGCAGATGTATCCGGATGTGGCGCTCTCGGTGCTTACGCCGCGGCGGCTCGACGATGTCAGCAATCCGGAGGCCGACGCCTTTATCGCCTTTGGCGTCGGCAACTGGCCTAACCGCGCGGTGGAGTTGCTCTGTGAGGTCTCGTTCACGCCGCTTTGCAGCCCGACACTGCTCAACAAGGTCGGTGGATTTTCCAAACCCGCCGACGTTCTGCGCGCCAATCTGCTCCATCTTGGCGACACCGAGGACTGGGCACGCTGGCTGGCGCTGTCCAAGGTGGAAAATCCTGACACCGAGGGCGGTATCTTCTTTTCCGACATGAACCTCGTCTTTTCGGCGGCGGTCGCCGGGCAGGGGATTGCGATGGGCGACGAACTGACCGGCCGCCGGGCGCTGAGCGAAGGCCGTCTCGTCAAGCCGTTCGAGGCGTCGGTCCCCTCGCCACGCTCGTATTTCCTGGTTTTCGAGCATGCAAAGGCGGGGCATCCGGTGCTCAATGCCTTCAGCGGTTGGTTGAGAGCGAAGCTGTTGGAAAACAGGCTGGCGACGTATTGA